aaacacacaacttaacattccaaatcctcatttgcctgaggattcttttcgtttgaaagtcaatggcaaatacacaaacattctcatttgacctttattttgcacatgcgcaaatcgcaaccatgaactcccttatcCAAGGAGATGAAGTGGAGTTGAAAAGGGCTTTCCATCTTTTATAATTTCTTGCATGTCTTGTCCTCTACCATCGGACTCATGACCACTCACAGTGTATTTTAGTGCATGAATACAGGATTGAAATAATATGTTCTGCACACAGTGTAACAACATAAATCGAAAATCTTGCAACCAAGTGCTTCTGCTGTCATTATCAATGGTAGATAAGCCAGATGAACAAACTTTCAACAAACAATAGAATATGCGTCtagtaacaataataacttGACACCTGTTGACGCTAAAACTGACAATAGATTGGTATGCCTGCAATATGTTGTCAACTTCCATCATCTCGGGTTTTTTGATTGGTGCTTAAAATAGCacacaaaacaatagaaaagaATGTACGAAAGCTGACACTCGACAGCTgctgaaatgaaacattttggTTGTTTTGATCATTCATGCCGAAACTCGCTGCAACATCTTTGACAGGAGCGTTCAAGgtccacacatgcacacacaaacccaTCCACAAACTCATactcacacacatcacacacacacacacacactctctctcacacacacacacacacacacacgcactctctctctctctcacacacacacacacacacactctctctctctctctcacacacacacacacacacatacacacacataacccCACATCCACTCACAGAAGCACATATACCGCAGTGCAAGACTAAATCCTGCTCGAATACTAAAGTTGTATATAGGGGGAGGTGTTTGGCAATATTGTTCTTGCTATCTCGCAGTTATATTCAATCAATCCTTATTTTTTTAGTTAGATATCTGCAAGGAATCTGGGCCATGTTACataaaagttgagattaaaTCATTAAACATAGGTGGGAAAAATATACATAGGAGCCTGAATACTCAATGCTGATTGCCTGATACCTAACATAAGTCTGATTTTCTAACTTGTGCTTAAGTGCATCTTTATTGCAACAGGAGGTGTTTCACGAAGTCGAACTTAATTTAAGACTCACTAAAAAATATTATGCCATTGAATTCCCTGTTTAATTTTATTAGCCTAATTACCACCCACTTAACATTATCGTTAATGTTTACAGATAATTCCTGCTTTTTTTATCTTATATGTCTTATGTTGTATTATCCGTGGCTACATGAATAAAAGTCTCTAAAATCTTCGTTTTCATTAGAAAGTTGAGCAAcattgaagacacacacagaGCATACAATAGTTTATAGTCAATCTCAAATTCTTTTTGAAACACCCCAGGGAGCCTGTACAGATTACTTATACTTCTAGTGAAGATCGTCATTCAGAGGTCATGAAGCCATTAATCCAATCCGTCTCAAATAATCTTAcactcattcattcaattcaattgtgtttttctttccattcaacagaaagatgaaacaaaagaaagtaTAGTTACattaaagaaatcatattttattAACAATTTGCAAGCAATGCAGATtataaaattttgatacaagGGATATGAATTGATgattaacaacaaaaaacccgAATAGAAACAATGCATGCTTTGCAATGTTGACAAAAGGTAACTGTATCGATGAAAAGGATTAATTTACTGAAAAGAGGAGCTTATACAACGTTGATCACAAAAGCAGACACCTCTGTGAAGTAGATTTAATTCCCATCCTTATTTAATatgtactatgcatatgtatgtacttgaaaaaaaaatacaaatacatgtatgttgttacTCATTATCAAAATGCACTTTGTTAATTAAcgttttttaaatcattactaTGTTCTActtatgcattgtatataattttccctgtttatttgatggaaatgaaaataaattaaaacCTTTGAACCTTTGAAGATAAAGCTCTGCCACAAGGTCCACCTTTTGAGCagaatgtccccccccccctcccaaaaaagggagaaaatgtcACACTTGAAACAGGTGTCTGAAACAGGTGTCTTGCAATGAACACACTGTTACGGAAAATACCCTTGCCACTCTAGTTTTCAACACTTTGCACACACTTAGTCACTTTACCGCTATAacgtaatgtaggcctactctgaGATATAGAGCtgtataaagacaaaaaaaaatatgaaacttcTTGTAACATACACAACTATAAAGTATAATCAAAGATACGCGTTGGTAGATAAAAAGCTAGTCTGACCACAGCTCATAGAATGGGTCAAACGCTATGGATGTGGAGGTCCGAATGAAATGTGGGTCTAGAAGTAAGGGTCGCGGTGGTATTGGTTATTTCGACAGATGCAGTTGTCGCCCTCTCCGCATTCCTCGCCAGAGTAGGTGTAGCAGCCCATACGACCGCAGCAAGGGGTGGAAGAACCGGGTTGGCACTCGTTTCCCTGAGTGATACACACCTGGATAGCAGGATGAGCAGCGATGGAGGATTCAGtgattcatgtttgtcaatacatagattgtacatgtatgtgtataggcctacatgatagtACCGCATAGCACCTGCCAcagccggcgccacgttttggtgttttttgttttttgttttttgttttttgttttttgtttttttttaattgggggggggggcaggtttGGTATTTCTTGTGCCATTTttgggtttcatcagctaacgagcataaaagcaaaacaaaactaaactaaaaagCCCTTCAGCACAACTTTCTAGTCCCATTTCCCGGTTTCTTCAGctggtaagcacacacacacacacacacacacacacacacacacacaggcctTACCCGCGCTACACTTCAAGATTTCATCAACTGTGGCAAAAACATAACCAcattcccttcttttttttttgggggggggacccTCCCCTGTTCCGCCACCCCTGCCTACTACAAAGTATCCAGAACATTTTCCGAAGCGTACATACTATAtacattgcaatttgttttaaGAGGCCTGAATGTGTAACCAATGACCCATCTGTAACATGAGTGAGAACCATTAACTATGAACTTAGCACGTATACATTTATATGCATTTATGCACACCGTAATTTCTATCTGATACCTCTATACATTGCATCAACCCTGAGGTATATGCAATCGGATTTCCCATCACCGTCAGTAGACAAACGTATACACTAACAAACGTTGGTGGAGTTATATTACAGAGAGTTTCAGCcaagacaaacacacactcagacCCCCCCCCACTACTAATGCTACGATTCTGCCAAGATCACTTTCGAAACACTCGCccgaaaaataaagaaataatgaaaaaactagaaatgtcgctacggcgactggtgtatgcctccgccataatgcatggttctcctattaaaataggtctatagtacaatgtcttgacaatgtgtgatgacagtttcacacaactggcaaaatattaaaatgacagttttgccacaaatgtgctgaatgttcactttcctagaactaggttcaattggatgaatgattaaaacgtcagagtgcaggtatttgggggaaatgatgattttcacttgacttttgacccttttacaagtttatgcattgagtaattttcaaggtattgagaaaaagtataatttcagtatcaatggtaaaatagtattatcgaaacctggcctttgacctttgaccccacagttccaaagagaatcactgttaggtagaacatgcataaatatgtaagtttcatgacaataccttgagttacttttgagatatggaggaaaaagtgcaatttagcactttcacttgacatttgaccttttgacctttgaccttttggcaagaaacttcccacagaaaaTATATTgcgttatacatgcatacatcaagttttaaaaaaatccttcaggcattgcataataataaggaaagtagttatattttgaggagttaaccttgacctttgacccctgacctttgacccatgacccccaacttccctagataatcactgcccatcggtacaagcatatatactaagttccatgaagataccttgaaccatttgcgagatatgaaaaaacacatgaaatttcaatttttttcacaaaataacctgtgacctttgacctttgaccctgtgacccttaaatccacacaaagtattatccccccaggatataccctcatactaagtttgatgcaaaaccaccacacggttcttgagatatcgacaaaaacaaaacgggacggacagacgtacgtacggacgtacggacgtacagacgtacggacggacggacggacggacggacgacccgaaaacataatgcctccggccacttcgttggcggaggcataaaaaaagcctacattttgtttttcctcttcGAGCATCGTGTACGTAAATCACCGATAAGGCACTGAGCTCTAGCTCACCTCTCGTGGTCTGATGGAGCTAACTCGGGTCCGTGATTTCATCTTTCTCGCTTGTAAGTAATCAGCTAACAGTCTCCTGATGACCGATGAGGGCGCCGTCTGAAATCcctgcaaggggggggggggtaaaaataCAAGTCGTTTGATGGCGGAGACGATTCGACGTGCGTGAGACTCCCTTGTACCAAGATGGAATTTGAGTTTGCTATCATTACACATGCAACTCCAGTCTTCAGGTCAATTTTTTGAAAtcgttaaaggggaaatccattCCAAATATAacttagtctgataagaaagagtaataTTATTACGAGTTCAGTGGTATACgattgatcgaaatcggatgaaaaataaggaagttatgacattttgaaatttcactattttttgaggggggggggacagttcttgaacagtcaatatgaatatgcaaatggcaaagtgagcatgtcattccctcacaacttgccatatattttgtacataaagttttgaaatgtccagtttttcattcaaatgcaattatgcccaaggctcaaatcctgatatatctgactgatcactattctgaagttattcaaccaggaataacgtcatgtttgagacttcaatgacagaaacattgaattttcatcattttgtgtacatgatcaatggaaaattgtgagggtatgacatggttagctcactcatttgcatattcatatccactgtacaagaactattttgcagaaattagcaaaacttcaaaatgtcataacttccttatatTTCATCCGATTACAGTCAATTTTTTTACTATTGAACTTGTAAAATTTAACTCTTTTCTATCAGaataacttatatttggactggatttcctctttaagatTACACAACATCGCCTTTCtccatttgcataatatgcactcaaataattatataatattaactggcctcgagggagataccagaaaatattgcccaaactgaaggaatattgcccgagtcgaagacgagggcaatattctttcagtgcgggcaatatttatctggtatctccctcaaggccagtcaatatcataattattacctatcccctaggtaaattaagaaaatatgtgaatacggctatacactatgatataaatcaagccacatttgactacctttAGATCTACCTTTAGACCGACACCCAGCGACgtcctggaatgttttcttttcgtggacaatcggaatgtttacatttaaagcagggaggtggggagagagatcccactctttctcttcccacctccctgtgcGAAGTGAATGGTGAAAACCGGAAGATTGCACTGTTTTTacacattgttttgtgtacggtAAGGTGTGTgtaaccatggacctacaaaccgacacgcagcgacgtggCGAAAACCGGCAGAGGCGAACGAATATTGcctgctgacctttaaccctgcaaaataacaactgctgacctttaaccctgcagaatatcaactgcaattgcctcgcaaaactacctcgtataggtaataattcATAATATGTTACGCTATTGAAAGCATACACCTAATGTTATCAGTTATTCTACTTAGTGTACATTTCATACCTTATTATTAATAGGCCCTACTCTACAATTCGCTTTGccttaattttattttttgtcattgttttcaattaATCAAATAATATGATTGCTTCATGCATGCtttgtattttttcacttttttttttgttggatgttGGATGAAAGCAGGATCCTTCACGACAACAAGAGGTTCTAACCATTATACATTGGGTGCATTCATGTTCGGAGATATTGCTACTTGACTAATGATATCTGCAACTCACCTGCATTGAATCTAGCGCTAACACCTACCGTCGGATTAATGCAAGTGATACCTGTGAAATAACATCAATTCCCAAAAGTAGTTTTAACTTCACACCACCGCGAGTGGAAGTAAACGCGCAGGAATGTTTTTGCACGACGAAAAACGAACAAACCCACAAAAAAGCGATTGCGTTTGGGTCAAGTCAATGTGAAAAGACGCAGTGATGAACGTTTGGTTTACTGGGCAAGTGGAAGTAGGATTAAATATCCACAAATTTCTtaacatttccaaaatgcaacGATCTCGATTTTGCTCCTCGACATTTAAGTAATGTGGCCATGTCCATAGTGCTCATGCACTCCCCATTGGCTTTTGTACTCTACAAGGAGGTACCCTAGTCCCTAGCCTATAGTACACTGTACCTCTTTGCATTTGCATAGGCTATGCACGTACACACTACTTGATGTGAGTGGGGACAACATGTAGCCACATGTGGATGCTGGTCAAATCCACATGTGGGTCAAATACGTTCACAGCAACGCGAACATCCACACCGAACATGAATTGACTAAATTTGATAATCTCTGGGGGTTGGTGTTAggcagtggaaaaaaaaaaagaaacacgtCAAAGGATTTACAAATGTTATATTCAGAGAGAATATACATTCCGAGACAGTTTATAGACACTGAGACAAAGAGAACAATAAAAGCAAGTTACAACATTTTGTACGTTTTCTATAATAAAAGCAATCCAATATATTCAGTTTGTTTTAAGTAATCTTCGCATCTTCTCGAAGTATCACTGGTACTGTATTTTATCGACAATGAACAAAATTTTTCTCATggttaataaaaacaaacaacaacaaatgctcCCTTGGTATTTGACcaaataatttgatatgtgCACAAAATGCTGCAAAGTAACATGGAGCAACTTCAAAACCAGAAATTTGCGTTCAGAAATTTGaaaagtataaaagaaaattaattctTGTCGAAGTTATCATATTACACACTACATACAAACTATACTATAGCAGGCATCGTATACGATGTGCCGTATAGCCGATAACCGCCAAGAACAAATACATTGAACTacaatcattttcattacaTATAGCGTTTGCTATTAACGAGGCAAAATTCTTTGCGTTACAAAATTACAGGACGGTAATGGTAAAAGGTTCTCTTGCAGTGGGTTCAAAGATGATACCTTACATTACACTTTATTGCTTGGATTTTCAAAGATGGACGATGCAAAGTGTAGATGAAGAGGGAAAATTTATACTATATCTACAAAATGAACTATAAATGAAGTCATTGATGTCGCACGTAATACAAAATGAACTATAAATGAAGTCATTGATGTCGCACGTAATACAAAATAATCgaaatattcaagaaaaaaaaagatcacaaaaagggacaaagaacaaaaaattaATTGAGACCTGTGCTGATCATGAAAATCCACGAAACAATGAACACATAATGAAATGTTCCTTACAGGGATTTTGATAGAAGTTCATGTATTTACCCAACAGAACAATGAGATGCATGAGAATTCAACATTCTAAAAAAATGGATTTGATATGGCGACAATCATCAGGCGAGACTTCAGCGTTTAGAATTTTAAATCCGATACTTTAATTTGTAGGGAAAAAATACATGGGGAATTGAATGGTactatagttttttttttctataataatGAGGGTCGtaatacaaacataataaaatAGGTATATAGGTCTACATAAGGACTGGTTGATACAGGAATATTTGCAACAGGTATAATAATTGCTGTTTACCTGAAAACTTTGTGGTTCCCTCCGTTCACACCGCTCTGAGGCGTAGGCTCCGGGGTAAGTGGAGAAGACGAAGAAAATGAGAAGAGACAAGCAACACACGTAGAGTTTCCAGCTCCAAGAGGCCATGGTTTCCTTCGATGTACGGTAATCCTGCGCGAGAGTGTATAGGGAGCCTTCAAAGCGCCCGCTGTCCACCTGGCGTTCATTAATGTGGACAATGAAATCTTTACATCAGTGACCATAATGTAACTGTCACTACATCACGACGCCGTTTTTGGTTGTGTTAAAATATCCAGTGTATTATCTCATGATATCATTGCGACCAGTTAAATGTTACGAGGGCCTtgtacttgtttttgtttgtaacaAGCATACACTGTAATCTATATTCGTATAAGAATAATACGAATGAATGCATTGGAATGAAGAAGTCAAACGATCCTAGTCAGGTGACTCACACCTTAATCTGAGATAATATCAATTACACAATGAATTTCACACCGTCATATCTCTATCAATCGTGCATTTCATCCCCCTCTATAGTTTTTACGTATGGTGTTAGTATTGCTCCTGTACTGTCATGACCAGAATCATCTAAATTAGATTACTCGTTCCTACAAATGTAAAATTAAATAAGCTCAAATGACTTGACATGGTTAACAGAGGTTCTCTCAATCGAGATATTTTTTTAGTGTTCAGTTTTACGACACATTTTGAGACAATTGATGTATTGATGCATTTAACTCACAACATTGTCCATGGGTACGAGGATTGACACCAACAATTATGGAAAACATTAATGGTCATGTGAATGAAAGCTATAAAAAGAAACACAGAGGGACATCGTATTCATTATGAACTCGGgaactggcagtaatatcagacAGATCTCTATCCAAATATCAAACAATTATCTATCAGCtcatatgttttgttgttgctgttgtttctaAAAGAACGCCAATTTTAGCAAAGATGACGTTACATGATGACCCATACGAAACAATCAGATCATTCGATTATTATGAACTATACAAGGATAACATTGAGATGAAAGCATACATTGTAGTGCTTAAAGGCatactatttaccatttgcagaagaaacaaaaacccagcgttAGTGCTCTGAAATAggtctaaaatgtgagttatggatAGAAACGACCTCTGTAAAAacttgaatccgtataatcaattttaagtattgttaaatacacaaaatgtgaacaatagttatagtaAAAATgattccagactaaaccgtctacagttacggtttaatgagaaaaatactgatatctccttatattttaggctttcttgcaaaaatcttatatggtaggatgttttgtgatacaacagaccagggaggtgctccCTGAACAGACCCAcgcgtatgcatcaaatgtgagatcttgatttttttttttaatcattgctcccaaaggtaaacaggacctttaactgtGTGACTTAATTAAGCTGATGTGTAATCATTTCTTACAAGAAGTCAAACAGATTGGCACATGCttactgaggaaaaaaaaatgtcattagaAATGGCGTGCACACTTGTTACATCGAATCAAGATACGTatgaaaattaaaattgaattgatatgTTGGTTTTAACAATGCCATGTTGTAAAGCTTCATTATGCAATAATTGATTATAATATATCTGATTTATGAGAACAAGATGCAATCCTctgatgtcattttgaaataatttgtaACGAAAACCAGGAGGTAAAAGATGAACTCAAAGAAAAGGTACCTTGTTTAGGACTGTACATATTCACCCTATAACACCTTTATACCCCACCTTTATCTCCGCTTTCTGCTCTGTCCCTATCtgcctctctctccctccccccccccacctctctctctctctctttctttcttttccttctctcatTCTATTTGTCCTTCTATCCGTATACTTCGTCGTGCAAGAATAGAAACAATGTTAGCCACCGGGCATTAATAATGGTCTTTTTGGTTTCTGAATTGGCTTGTCAAGCCGACTTTTGCTGAAAAAGGCGACACAGTCCTCTAATTCCTTCGCACCTCTCACTCATTTCATACCCCCCTTCGTTTCCTAATCTAGCTGTAATTCTGGCTTCAGGCCTTAGTATTGCCTATTCACGTATGTTATGGTATGTTCAAGTGGCCTATGTTTATCTTCATGTTCTCAATGGCGAGCAATTCAAAGTGCTTGACTTGACTCACAATGACGTTTCAGCCAGATACCTCGCTTCAAATGTTGTCTACTTCACGGAGGCATAAAGTCTAGACAGCCTTATACACCCtgctacacaaacacacacaaacacacacacaaacatacgcgcgcacacacacacacacacatctttttCTGGTACTCaattaaaaaattaaaagttcttctctttttctaatGCCATGCTGTTAAAACAATAGGTGACTAATTGAATACAAAA
The sequence above is drawn from the Diadema setosum chromosome 19, eeDiaSeto1, whole genome shotgun sequence genome and encodes:
- the LOC140242915 gene encoding uncharacterized protein; its protein translation is MASWSWKLYVCCLSLLIFFVFSTYPGAYASERCERREPQSFQGFQTAPSSVIRRLLADYLQARKMKSRTRVSSIRPREVCITQGNECQPGSSTPCCGRMGCYTYSGEECGEGDNCICRNNQYHRDPYF